In Massilia violaceinigra, one DNA window encodes the following:
- a CDS encoding IS3 family transposase, with protein MERKRGPKADPAAAQTRRVLELEKEVERLRAKLVKADLIIDVQKKTFHSAGTEYQRHTERAEVIDAANNLADRVGVAAACRALRLPRSALYRDRAARRVCTLPLACVAAPARRPPLALSELESRVVLDVLNSPRFANCAPAAIHAQLLDEGRYVASVRTMYRLLQGCAAVRERRNQLRHPEYAKPELLAVVPNQVWSWDITKLKGPVRGTCFHLYVILDIFSRYVVGWMVAEQETAELAEQLIADTAAKEDIMPGTLTLHADRGSSMRSKPVATLLSDLGIVKSHSRPYVSDDNPYSEAQFKTMKYQPGFPARFGSLADARVHCATFFTWYNHEHRHDDA; from the coding sequence CTGGAGCGCAAGCGCGGGCCGAAAGCAGATCCCGCCGCCGCGCAAACGCGACGCGTGCTGGAACTGGAAAAAGAGGTCGAGCGCCTGCGTGCCAAACTGGTCAAGGCGGACCTGATCATCGACGTCCAAAAAAAAACTTTCCACTCTGCTGGGACTGAGTACCAGCGACATACTGAGCGAGCCGAAGTGATCGACGCCGCCAACAACCTGGCTGATCGCGTCGGCGTCGCCGCTGCCTGTCGGGCCTTGCGTTTGCCACGCAGCGCCCTGTATCGGGACCGCGCCGCGCGCCGCGTCTGCACGCTGCCGCTTGCTTGCGTCGCAGCACCCGCGCGGCGGCCACCGCTGGCGCTATCGGAGCTGGAGAGCCGCGTCGTGCTCGACGTGCTCAACAGCCCTCGTTTCGCCAATTGCGCGCCGGCAGCGATCCACGCCCAGTTGCTCGACGAAGGACGCTACGTGGCTTCGGTGCGCACCATGTACCGCTTGCTGCAAGGATGTGCCGCCGTGCGCGAGCGCCGCAACCAGTTGCGTCATCCTGAATACGCCAAACCGGAGCTGCTGGCCGTGGTGCCCAATCAAGTCTGGAGCTGGGATATCACCAAACTGAAGGGCCCGGTCAGAGGAACGTGTTTCCATCTGTATGTCATCCTCGACATCTTCAGCCGCTACGTCGTCGGCTGGATGGTGGCCGAGCAGGAAACCGCCGAACTGGCAGAGCAACTCATTGCCGACACCGCCGCGAAGGAAGACATCATGCCAGGCACGCTGACCTTGCATGCCGACCGGGGCAGCAGCATGCGCTCCAAGCCGGTAGCGACGCTGCTGTCAGACCTGGGCATCGTCAAGTCCCACAGCAGGCCCTACGTCTCCGACGACAATCCGTACTCGGAGGCGCAGTTCAAGACCATGAAGTACCAGCCGGGATTTCCTGCACGCTTCGGATCGCTGGCCGATGCGCGCGTTCACTGCGCCACATTCTTTACGTGGTACAACCACGAGCATCGCCATGATGACGCCTGA
- a CDS encoding transposase, whose translation MATRKRKTFDPSLKLEVVRMIKEQGQSIQNVSESMSIGQTAIRRWLTQYGAEQSGQPGIGKPLTAEQERIRQLEAENLQLRQDVTILKKASAFFAREMK comes from the coding sequence ATGGCAACAAGAAAACGGAAGACATTCGATCCCAGCCTGAAGCTGGAAGTGGTTCGAATGATCAAAGAGCAGGGACAGAGCATTCAGAACGTCAGCGAGAGCATGAGCATCGGCCAGACCGCGATTCGCCGCTGGCTGACCCAGTATGGTGCTGAGCAGAGCGGCCAGCCGGGCATCGGCAAGCCACTCACTGCCGAGCAGGAGAGGATCCGGCAATTGGAGGCGGAAAATCTGCAGCTGAGACAGGATGTGACTATCTTAAAAAAGGCCTCGGCCTTCTTTGCCCGCGAAATGAAATGA